TCAGCACCACGGGAATCGCGGATGGAGCCGAGGCGCTCGATGCCATGCCCGCCGGGCGCGGGGTTCGGCCGCGTCCGCGCGTGGGTGAGGGCAGGCGATTGGCATCGCGCGCTCGTCGCTGGGACGGCATGGGGGAACGATCTCCAGGCAGCCGAGAGTCTGCGGCCTCGCGGCGCACGCGCGCACGGATCGCGTGTGGAAGACAAAGCTACGCGAGCGTGTGCGAGGCCTTGTACGGTTTGTGTCTCGGATGCGGGATCGGCGCGCAGAGTTTGCGCGACACTGACAGATGCTGCGGAATTGTGGTGAGCGCGGGACGAAGCAGACACGAACGCGGCGCCTCGTGTTGTTCGAAGCGCCGCGGATCTGTGACAGAAATGTGGCGAAGAGACTTGCGCCAGACGCGGGTCAGTGGGCGGGGACGAACTGCAGCGCGGACGAATTCATGCAGTACCGCAGTCCGGTCGGCGCCGGCCCGTCGTCGAAAACGTGTCCCAGATGCCCTCCGCAGCGGGCGCATTCGACCTCGATCCGCTCCATTCCCAGGCTGTGATCCTCGAGCTCGATCACGTGCGACTTCGCGATGGGGGCCCAGAAGCTCGGCCAGCCGGTGCCGGACTCGAACTTCTGCTCGGTGCTGAACAATTCGAGCCCGCAGCCGGCGCACACGAACACTCC
This genomic window from Candidatus Sulfotelmatobacter sp. contains:
- the msrB gene encoding peptide-methionine (R)-S-oxide reductase MsrB, with the protein product MHTRALWTLATLVLGLLALAGRPWLALAGGDAPYQVPAGDKVKKVTLTDAEWKKKLTAQQYYVLREKGTDRAFTGELLHVKGKGVFVCAGCGLELFSTEQKFESGTGWPSFWAPIAKSHVIELEDHSLGMERIEVECARCGGHLGHVFDDGPAPTGLRYCMNSSALQFVPAH